From Chloroflexota bacterium, the proteins below share one genomic window:
- a CDS encoding thioesterase — protein sequence MTVPRQLTAWVRCPRPSPEAAVRLFCLPYGGGGAMIYREWPLTLAPAVEVWHVQLPGREARYREPPCTDMAALIFPLIEAMRPHLDRPFALFGHSMGALVAFELTRQLRRDGLPQPVHLFPSARRAPHLPDWRTPLHTLPDSELVTHLNQRYNGVPPAILQSTDLLRMFIPTIRADLTLTEVYEYVPEEPFTCPISAFGGLGDGAVARDDVVGWGDHTSESFTLRMVPGDHFFLQAHRPRLLSAIAADLGLNALAGGAS from the coding sequence ATGACCGTGCCGCGCCAGTTGACCGCCTGGGTGCGCTGCCCGCGACCGTCGCCCGAGGCAGCGGTCCGGCTGTTCTGCCTGCCCTACGGCGGCGGCGGCGCGATGATCTACCGAGAATGGCCGCTCACGCTGGCGCCCGCCGTCGAGGTCTGGCACGTCCAGCTACCGGGGCGCGAGGCCCGGTACCGCGAGCCGCCCTGCACCGACATGGCGGCGCTGATCTTTCCGCTGATCGAGGCGATGCGGCCCCATCTCGACCGCCCGTTCGCCCTGTTCGGGCACAGCATGGGCGCGCTGGTCGCGTTCGAGCTGACCCGGCAGTTGCGTCGAGACGGGCTGCCGCAACCGGTCCACCTGTTCCCATCCGCACGCCGTGCGCCCCACCTCCCGGACTGGCGCACGCCGCTGCACACGCTGCCCGACTCGGAGCTTGTGACCCACTTGAACCAGCGCTACAATGGCGTGCCACCGGCCATCCTGCAAAGCACCGACCTGCTGCGGATGTTCATCCCGACGATTCGGGCCGACCTGACGCTCACCGAGGTCTACGAGTACGTGCCTGAGGAGCCGTTTACGTGCCCAATCTCGGCGTTCGGCGGGCTTGGCGATGGGGCGGTCGCCCGCGACGATGTCGTCGGGTGGGGCGACCACACGTCCGAGTCGTTCACGCTGCGGATGGTGCCCGGCGATCACTTCTTCTTGCAGGCGCACCGACCACGGCTGCTGTCCGCCATCGCAGCGGACCTGGGCCTGAACGCGCTTGCGGGGGGCGCGTCGTGA